A window of Mucilaginibacter paludis DSM 18603 contains these coding sequences:
- a CDS encoding DUF983 domain-containing protein, which translates to MTALPIDKPQSATAYHVPSQFQAALHAKCPRCRTGNMFANSMYGFKGQKMNEFCPHCHLKFEREPGYFYVAMFVSYAMNVAQMVTLAVGTYILTGSSSPWLYITILLGVAFALSPFNFRYSRVILLYWLTPGLHFNPDKAKEHTDI; encoded by the coding sequence ATGACAGCACTACCTATAGATAAGCCGCAGTCGGCTACAGCGTACCACGTACCATCGCAATTTCAGGCAGCATTACACGCCAAATGCCCGCGCTGCCGAACCGGCAATATGTTCGCCAACAGCATGTACGGCTTTAAAGGCCAAAAAATGAATGAGTTTTGCCCACACTGCCACTTAAAGTTTGAGCGTGAACCTGGTTACTTTTATGTAGCTATGTTTGTAAGCTATGCCATGAATGTGGCGCAAATGGTAACGCTGGCCGTGGGTACTTACATTTTAACGGGCAGCAGTAGCCCTTGGCTATATATTACTATACTGTTAGGTGTGGCATTTGCGCTTTCGCCGTTTAATTTCAGGTATTCCAGGGTGATCTTGTTATATTGGTTAACGCCAGGTCTGCATTTTAACCCCGACAAGGCTAAAGAGCATACCGATATTTAA